The Cellulophaga lytica DSM 7489 nucleotide sequence TGGTTTAAAAAAAGCAAGTCTTTACCATAGGTTTCCTAACGGCAAACAAGAGATGGCAGACGCTGTTTTAGTACATTTAGAAGAGTGGATTAACACCAATATTTTTCATACGCTTTTAGACACCAACTTAACACCTACAGTCCGTTTAAAAAAAGGATTATTGGCCATACGTGAATTGTATGATGGTGGAGATGCCATTTGTATATTTAGAGCACTATCTATGCAAGCTGGTATAGAGTTGTTTGAAGCGCAAATAAATAAAGGGATGACACAGTGGTTGTCTGCTTTTAAAGAAATAGGTATTGCCCTAAGCTTTACATCAGAAGAAGCTGAAAAAAAAGCTATGCAAGTACTAATACAAATACA carries:
- a CDS encoding TetR/AcrR family transcriptional regulator is translated as MRPQKVLDKEILNGLTKIFRSRGYEGASLKELSDATGLKKASLYHRFPNGKQEMADAVLVHLEEWINTNIFHTLLDTNLTPTVRLKKGLLAIRELYDGGDAICIFRALSMQAGIELFEAQINKGMTQWLSAFKEIGIALSFTSEEAEKKAMQVLIQIQGCLIVTKGLGDLSVFENTMQNIENSYLKR